A single genomic interval of Gemmatimonadota bacterium harbors:
- the atpC gene encoding ATP synthase F1 subunit epsilon, with product MAGEFPLVIVTPSSMAFEGEARSVLAPGTDGYFEVLIGHVPMLTSLRPGLLTIRNDEGRKVYTVSGGFVEVLRAQVTVLAETIEEVGAIDVERAKQAEERARQRLGSGEEDVDVGRARASLDRALNRIKATQQ from the coding sequence ATGGCAGGCGAATTCCCCCTGGTCATCGTAACGCCTTCGAGCATGGCCTTCGAAGGCGAGGCGCGCAGCGTGCTCGCCCCCGGTACGGACGGCTATTTCGAGGTGCTGATCGGCCACGTGCCCATGCTCACCTCGCTGCGGCCGGGTCTCCTGACCATCCGGAACGACGAGGGCCGCAAGGTGTACACCGTGTCCGGCGGATTCGTCGAAGTGCTTCGTGCCCAGGTGACGGTCCTTGCTGAGACCATCGAAGAGGTCGGCGCCATCGACGTCGAAAGGGCGAAGCAGGCCGAGGAACGGGCGCGCCAGCGCCTGGGATCGGGCGAAGAAGACGTCGACGTCGGCCGGGCCAGGGCTTCGCTGGACCGGGCGCTCAACCGCATCAAGGCGACCCAGCAGTAA